The Sporomusa termitida genome has a window encoding:
- a CDS encoding C40 family peptidase, with product MPAISDLVGKPFLDDAMGPDSYCCWGLAVEVFRRFGVCLPDYRAACASVASGIAEKGGEWVRCGGEMPVPALMLFTTAGICDHVGVYLGSEKFIHAHEMGGVTVVPTNHIFWKKRIEGYYRPGWLP from the coding sequence ATGCCAGCAATATCTGATCTAGTGGGTAAGCCCTTCCTTGACGATGCCATGGGGCCGGATTCCTACTGCTGCTGGGGACTGGCCGTGGAGGTCTTTCGCCGGTTTGGCGTTTGCCTGCCGGACTATCGCGCCGCTTGCGCTTCAGTCGCCAGCGGGATTGCGGAAAAGGGCGGGGAGTGGGTGCGGTGCGGTGGCGAGATGCCGGTGCCCGCACTCATGCTTTTTACCACTGCCGGGATCTGTGATCATGTTGGCGTTTACCTTGGCAGCGAGAAATTCATTCACGCCCACGAAATGGGCGGAGTGACCGTTGTTCCGACCAATCACATCTTCTGGAAGAAGCGGATTGAAGGCTATTACCGGCCGGGGTGGTTGCCATGA